In Citrus sinensis cultivar Valencia sweet orange chromosome 2, DVS_A1.0, whole genome shotgun sequence, a single genomic region encodes these proteins:
- the LOC102613133 gene encoding uncharacterized protein LOC102613133 isoform X1 — protein MTDGYYSSKKTDDICEDVCGQQASRVGLTMSRLRCMLRGFDLKTLFFVFVFIPVFIFGIYLHGQKISYFLRPLWESPPKPFIKIPHYYHENVTMERLCKLHGWGIRESPRRVFDAVLFSTEEDILTIRWKELYPFITQFVLLESNSTFTGLPKPLFFASNRHKFKFVEPRLTYGMIGGRFKKGENPFVEEAYQRVALDQLLRIAGIEDDDLLIMSDVDEIPSAHTINLLRWCDDIPSILHLQLRNYLYSFEYFVDNNSWRASVHQYKRGKTRYAHYRQTDLLFSDAGWHCSFCFRHIRDFIFKMKAYSHYDRVRFSHYLNPKRIQDVICKGADLFDMLPEEYTFKEIIGKMGPVPHSYSAVHLPAYLLNNSEKYKYLLPGNCKREGG, from the exons ATGACTGATGGGTACTATAGTTCTAAGAAGACTGATGATATTTGTGAAGATGTTTGTGGTCAg CAGGCATCTCGTGTGGGGCTGACAATGTCGAGGCTTCGGTGTATGTTGCGTGGGTTTGATTTGAAGACCTTGTTTTTCGTGTTTGTGTTTATCCCAGTATTCATCTTTGGAATCTATTTGCATGGTCAGAAGATTAGCTATTTCCTCAGACCGTTATGGGAATCTCCTCCAAAGCCCTTCATCAAGATCCCTCATTATTACCATGAGAATGTGACAATGGAAAGACTTTGCAAGCTTCACGGGTGGGGAATTCGGGAGTCCCCCAGACGAGTCTTTGATGCTGTGTTGTTCAGTACTGAAGAAGACATTCTCACAATTCGATGGAAGGAGTTGTATCCTTTCATAACACAGTTTGTACTTCTTGAGTCGAACTCGACATTTACTGGCTTACCCAAGCCATTGTTCTTTGCCAGCAATCggcataaatttaaatttgtggaGCCTCGTCTGACTTATGGGATGATTGGGGGAAGATTTAAGAAAGGTGAAAATCCATTTGTTGAGGAGGCATATCAGAGAGTTGCACTGGATCAGCTTCTTAGAATAGCGGGTATAGAAGATGATGACTTGTTGATAATGTCTGATGTTGATGAGATACCTAGTGCCCACACAATTAATCTGTTGAGGTGGTGTGATGACATTCCGTCTATCCTCCATCTTCAGCTGAGGAACTACTTGTACTCGTTTGAGTATTTTGTTGATAATAACAGTTGGAGAGCTTCAGTTCACCAGTATAAGAGGGGTAAGACTAGATATGCTCACTATCGTCAAACTGATCTTCTTTTCTCGGATGCGGGATGGCATTGTAGCTTTTGCTTCCGCCATATAAGGGATTTCATATTCAAGATGAAGGCTTACAGCCACTATGACCGGGTGAGGTTCTCTCATTACTTGAACCCCAAAAGAATTCAGGATGTAATATGCAAAGGAGCTGACCTATTTGACATGCTGCCTGAGGAATACACATTTAAGGAGATCATTGGAAAGATGGGTCCTGTACCTCATTCTTATTCAGCAGTTCATCTTCCTGCATATTTGTTGAACAACTCCGAGAAGTACAAGTATCTCTTGCCTGGCAACTGCAAGAGAGAAGGTGGCTGA
- the LOC102613133 gene encoding uncharacterized protein LOC102613133 isoform X2 — MTDGYYSSKKTDDICEDVCGQASRVGLTMSRLRCMLRGFDLKTLFFVFVFIPVFIFGIYLHGQKISYFLRPLWESPPKPFIKIPHYYHENVTMERLCKLHGWGIRESPRRVFDAVLFSTEEDILTIRWKELYPFITQFVLLESNSTFTGLPKPLFFASNRHKFKFVEPRLTYGMIGGRFKKGENPFVEEAYQRVALDQLLRIAGIEDDDLLIMSDVDEIPSAHTINLLRWCDDIPSILHLQLRNYLYSFEYFVDNNSWRASVHQYKRGKTRYAHYRQTDLLFSDAGWHCSFCFRHIRDFIFKMKAYSHYDRVRFSHYLNPKRIQDVICKGADLFDMLPEEYTFKEIIGKMGPVPHSYSAVHLPAYLLNNSEKYKYLLPGNCKREGG; from the exons ATGACTGATGGGTACTATAGTTCTAAGAAGACTGATGATATTTGTGAAGATGTTTGTGGTCAg GCATCTCGTGTGGGGCTGACAATGTCGAGGCTTCGGTGTATGTTGCGTGGGTTTGATTTGAAGACCTTGTTTTTCGTGTTTGTGTTTATCCCAGTATTCATCTTTGGAATCTATTTGCATGGTCAGAAGATTAGCTATTTCCTCAGACCGTTATGGGAATCTCCTCCAAAGCCCTTCATCAAGATCCCTCATTATTACCATGAGAATGTGACAATGGAAAGACTTTGCAAGCTTCACGGGTGGGGAATTCGGGAGTCCCCCAGACGAGTCTTTGATGCTGTGTTGTTCAGTACTGAAGAAGACATTCTCACAATTCGATGGAAGGAGTTGTATCCTTTCATAACACAGTTTGTACTTCTTGAGTCGAACTCGACATTTACTGGCTTACCCAAGCCATTGTTCTTTGCCAGCAATCggcataaatttaaatttgtggaGCCTCGTCTGACTTATGGGATGATTGGGGGAAGATTTAAGAAAGGTGAAAATCCATTTGTTGAGGAGGCATATCAGAGAGTTGCACTGGATCAGCTTCTTAGAATAGCGGGTATAGAAGATGATGACTTGTTGATAATGTCTGATGTTGATGAGATACCTAGTGCCCACACAATTAATCTGTTGAGGTGGTGTGATGACATTCCGTCTATCCTCCATCTTCAGCTGAGGAACTACTTGTACTCGTTTGAGTATTTTGTTGATAATAACAGTTGGAGAGCTTCAGTTCACCAGTATAAGAGGGGTAAGACTAGATATGCTCACTATCGTCAAACTGATCTTCTTTTCTCGGATGCGGGATGGCATTGTAGCTTTTGCTTCCGCCATATAAGGGATTTCATATTCAAGATGAAGGCTTACAGCCACTATGACCGGGTGAGGTTCTCTCATTACTTGAACCCCAAAAGAATTCAGGATGTAATATGCAAAGGAGCTGACCTATTTGACATGCTGCCTGAGGAATACACATTTAAGGAGATCATTGGAAAGATGGGTCCTGTACCTCATTCTTATTCAGCAGTTCATCTTCCTGCATATTTGTTGAACAACTCCGAGAAGTACAAGTATCTCTTGCCTGGCAACTGCAAGAGAGAAGGTGGCTGA